From Pirellulales bacterium, a single genomic window includes:
- a CDS encoding polymorphic toxin-type HINT domain-containing protein, which yields MNRQGYVRQGIAAILFASVAVFTSAALVTTQAAEPATRDKAPATKGQAPATKDKKGGTRHAEKESQPAEAQVLLDKALSAEATGDTQARGEYLQQALAADPDFAPAHWQLGEMKIDGQWLSVDSAAATSTMAAKFHEYRLRRAKTRATADEQIKFAAWCSEKGLTDQARMHLQAAMSMRPTHNQQRDIMKKLDLVRYQKQLMPAAKADLYKKHDKELEALMHKWKPILTRWRGDLESRDASRQIDAEQKLNDIKDVAVIPVLETVFAKSGATAGAAAVKVIAAMPEIKASESLVRFAVLAENEEVRQAAAEALRSRDVFSYVPMLLAGLSNPIEISFQSFAGEGGIFGERLTLYREGPEANMLYTSGVTALPNFTPAVGGLTIPQTAQAEQRVAAQAAQDSVTAQAAMAENARSAWANERIIAALRIATDNDSMGEDAKDWWNWWSEYNELHYAGSPETYEINRSTYTYYGAATYYPTPSTAPAQSSSQSSQLSDSKTTPTYQPPTLNTRPGQPASTYRYGLPTNMHWDSGKIACFVPGTIVWTVTGKMPIEEVRVGDLVLSQNVETGELAYKPVERVTKGPPLPLVEIHVGQQTIRSTMGHLFWVSGTGWRMAKELKVGDRLHTTKGTLAIDSVEKTGEASCHNLVVTDFTTFFVTDEQILVHDIDVHGPTLCTVPGFSAN from the coding sequence ATGAACAGGCAGGGATACGTACGGCAAGGCATCGCGGCAATTCTTTTTGCTTCGGTAGCAGTTTTCACATCGGCCGCTCTCGTCACGACACAGGCCGCCGAGCCTGCGACCAGAGACAAGGCGCCTGCGACGAAAGGCCAAGCACCCGCGACAAAAGACAAAAAGGGCGGCACCAGGCACGCTGAGAAAGAATCGCAGCCCGCCGAGGCACAGGTCCTGCTCGACAAGGCCCTTTCGGCCGAGGCCACGGGCGACACGCAGGCACGTGGCGAGTATCTGCAACAAGCGCTGGCGGCGGATCCTGATTTCGCGCCGGCCCATTGGCAGCTTGGCGAAATGAAGATCGACGGCCAATGGCTGTCGGTCGATAGTGCCGCGGCCACCAGCACGATGGCCGCAAAATTCCATGAATACCGGCTACGCCGCGCCAAAACTCGTGCCACGGCCGACGAGCAGATCAAGTTCGCCGCGTGGTGCAGCGAGAAGGGACTGACGGATCAAGCGCGGATGCACCTGCAGGCGGCCATGTCCATGCGCCCCACGCACAATCAGCAGCGCGACATCATGAAGAAGCTCGACCTGGTGCGTTATCAGAAGCAACTGATGCCTGCCGCCAAGGCCGACTTGTACAAGAAGCACGACAAGGAACTCGAAGCGTTGATGCACAAGTGGAAGCCGATCCTGACGCGCTGGCGCGGCGATCTGGAAAGTCGCGATGCCAGCCGGCAAATCGACGCGGAACAAAAACTGAACGACATCAAGGACGTCGCCGTCATTCCGGTGCTGGAAACCGTTTTTGCCAAGTCCGGGGCCACGGCCGGCGCGGCAGCCGTCAAGGTCATCGCCGCCATGCCCGAGATCAAGGCCTCGGAATCGCTGGTCCGTTTCGCCGTTCTGGCCGAGAACGAGGAAGTGCGCCAAGCAGCTGCCGAAGCGCTTCGGTCGCGCGACGTCTTCAGCTATGTGCCGATGCTGCTCGCGGGCCTGAGCAATCCGATCGAAATCAGCTTCCAGTCGTTTGCCGGCGAAGGGGGCATTTTTGGCGAGCGCTTGACCCTCTATCGCGAGGGGCCCGAAGCCAACATGTTGTACACCTCGGGCGTGACCGCGCTCCCGAATTTTACGCCCGCCGTGGGCGGCCTCACGATCCCACAAACGGCGCAAGCCGAGCAGCGCGTCGCCGCCCAAGCGGCCCAGGACAGCGTCACCGCGCAGGCCGCCATGGCCGAGAATGCTCGGTCGGCGTGGGCCAACGAGCGGATCATCGCCGCGTTGCGCATCGCGACAGACAACGACAGCATGGGCGAAGATGCCAAGGATTGGTGGAACTGGTGGTCGGAGTACAACGAGCTGCACTACGCCGGCAGTCCGGAAACGTACGAGATCAATCGCTCGACGTACACGTACTACGGGGCGGCGACCTATTATCCCACCCCGTCGACGGCGCCGGCTCAATCCTCGTCTCAGTCGTCTCAACTGTCCGACTCCAAGACCACGCCGACGTACCAGCCGCCTACTCTTAACACCAGACCAGGGCAGCCGGCGTCCACATATCGTTACGGTCTGCCCACGAACATGCACTGGGATAGCGGCAAGATCGCCTGCTTCGTGCCGGGCACGATCGTGTGGACGGTCACCGGCAAGATGCCGATCGAGGAAGTGCGCGTCGGCGACCTGGTGCTGTCGCAAAATGTCGAAACCGGCGAGCTCGCCTACAAGCCGGTCGAGCGCGTTACCAAGGGGCCGCCGCTGCCGCTGGTCGAGATTCATGTCGGCCAGCAGACGATTCGCTCGACGATGGGGCACCTGTTCTGGGTCTCGGGCACTGGCTGGCGCATGGCCAAGGAATTGAAAGTCGGCGACCGCCTGCACACGACCAAGGGCACGCTCGCGATCGACAGCGTCGAAAAGACCGGCGAGGCGTCGTGCCACAACCTGGTCGTGACCGACTTCACCACCTTCTTCGTCACCGACGAGCAGATCCTGGTCCACGATATCGACGTACACGGACCGACGCTCTGTACCGTGCCGGGATTCTCGGCCAATTAA
- the atpC gene encoding ATP synthase F1 subunit epsilon has protein sequence MSVPGEAQMSGVHILTVIVVTPEATVRETPAQFVVVPLYDGELGIAPNHSAMIGRLGYGEMRIVEGNRTDRYYVDGGFVQVSHNVVSVLTNRAVPAEQIDGEAAAEQLSAARHRPAHTPELLAIRERVELQARAQIRVAARVGKPTGSHAGSGH, from the coding sequence ATGAGCGTTCCTGGAGAAGCCCAGATGAGCGGCGTTCACATTTTGACCGTGATCGTCGTCACGCCCGAAGCGACGGTGCGCGAAACGCCGGCGCAATTCGTCGTGGTGCCGCTGTACGACGGAGAGCTGGGGATCGCCCCCAACCATAGCGCCATGATCGGCCGGCTGGGGTATGGCGAAATGCGGATCGTCGAAGGGAACCGCACGGACCGGTACTACGTCGACGGCGGCTTCGTGCAGGTGTCGCACAACGTGGTCTCGGTGCTCACCAATCGCGCGGTGCCGGCCGAACAAATCGACGGCGAGGCCGCGGCCGAGCAGCTGAGTGCCGCCCGCCATCGCCCGGCGCACACGCCCGAGCTCTTGGCAATTCGTGAACGGGTCGAGCTGCAAGCCCGGGCCCAGATTCGCGTGGCGGCTCGTGTTGGCAAGCCGACCGGGTCGCACGCCGGCAGCGGCCACTAA
- a CDS encoding sulfatase-like hydrolase/transferase — protein MTLLATLVLTAARLATAAEATAKSPNILLLVADDLRADGIAALGNTSVKTPHLDRLVREGFAFRNAYCLGSNQPAVCTPSRNMLLSGQTYFRDWPKGLAPGNGPNLPDALKSTGYFTYHHGKRGNVAREIHKRFDRSQYLDDDERERTSGEPGHTIVDGAIRFLDSYREPAPWLMVLEFEAPHDPRVAEQRFLDLYPEDEIPLPRNYLPVHPFDNGEMTVRDERLAPWPRTPEEVRRQLREYYAVISGLDFHIGRLLAALAEQKDAGETIVIFTSDHGLAVGSHGLFGKQNLYEHSMHVPLVFTGPGIKHGSSEALVYLLDLLPTICALARAKTPDEVDGQSLAPILRGEKAKVRDSLGTAYRDVQRAVRDERWKLIRYPQINRTQLFDLANDPDEMRDLSSDSRSAEQIARMTRLLEEWQHNVGDKQPLVVDKPRSAEFVPPRGP, from the coding sequence GTGACTCTGCTGGCGACGCTCGTCCTGACCGCCGCGCGACTTGCCACCGCCGCCGAAGCGACCGCGAAATCGCCGAATATTCTGCTGCTGGTGGCCGACGACTTGCGCGCCGATGGCATCGCCGCCCTGGGGAACACGAGCGTCAAAACGCCGCATCTCGATCGTCTGGTACGCGAGGGGTTCGCGTTTCGGAATGCCTACTGCCTGGGTAGCAATCAGCCCGCCGTCTGCACCCCCAGCCGGAACATGCTGCTGTCGGGCCAGACTTATTTTCGTGATTGGCCCAAGGGGCTCGCTCCCGGCAACGGGCCGAACTTGCCTGACGCTCTCAAAAGCACGGGGTATTTCACCTATCACCACGGCAAGCGCGGCAACGTCGCGCGCGAGATCCATAAACGTTTCGATCGCAGCCAGTATCTCGACGATGACGAGCGCGAGCGCACCAGCGGCGAGCCGGGCCACACGATCGTCGACGGCGCGATCAGGTTTCTCGATTCCTATCGCGAGCCAGCGCCGTGGCTGATGGTGCTGGAGTTCGAAGCGCCGCACGACCCGCGCGTGGCCGAGCAGAGGTTCTTGGATTTGTACCCCGAGGACGAGATTCCGCTGCCTCGCAATTACCTGCCTGTACACCCGTTTGACAATGGCGAGATGACCGTGCGCGACGAGCGGCTGGCCCCCTGGCCGCGCACACCGGAAGAAGTGCGCCGGCAATTGCGCGAGTATTACGCCGTGATCAGCGGGCTCGACTTTCACATCGGCCGCTTGCTGGCGGCGCTTGCCGAGCAGAAAGACGCCGGCGAGACGATCGTTATCTTCACGTCGGATCACGGCCTGGCCGTCGGCAGTCACGGTCTGTTCGGCAAGCAGAATCTGTACGAACACTCGATGCACGTGCCGCTGGTATTCACGGGGCCGGGCATCAAGCACGGTTCGTCCGAGGCCCTTGTCTATCTGCTCGATCTGTTGCCGACGATTTGCGCCCTGGCCCGTGCGAAGACGCCCGACGAGGTCGACGGCCAGAGCCTGGCGCCGATCCTGCGCGGCGAGAAGGCGAAAGTGCGTGACAGTCTAGGGACCGCCTATCGCGACGTGCAGCGGGCCGTACGCGACGAGCGTTGGAAATTGATTCGCTATCCGCAGATCAATCGCACGCAGCTATTTGATCTGGCGAACGACCCGGACGAGATGCGGGACCTATCGAGCGACTCGCGAAGTGCCGAGCAGATCGCACGGATGACGCGTCTGCTCGAAGAATGGCAACACAACGTGGGCGATAAGCAGCCGCTAGTCGTGGATAAGCCGCGATCGGCGGAATTCGTGCCGCCGCGAGGGCCGTGA